A DNA window from Halorubrum sp. DM2 contains the following coding sequences:
- a CDS encoding replication factor A (Replication protein A protects and stabilize the intermediate ssDNA that is generated by the unwinding action of a DNA helicase at the replication fork. In addition, SSBs prevent the formation of secondary structures by single-stranded template DNA.) produces MSELRQEAEAIAEQFSDHTDVNPDDVEERLATLVDEYRVPLDEARRSVTNSYLEDAGMERDELGRGGSEEVLVNDIDEDEQWVDLRVELVDLWEPRSDSISQVGLLGDESGTIKFVAFETSDLPELTEGQAYELTNVVTDEYEGSYSVKLNRTTGITEIDEEIEVGDNADTVEGALVDIQSGSGLIKRCPEEDCTRVLQNGRCSEHGQVEGEFDLRIKGVLDDGETVTEVIFDREATEDLTGMTLEEAKDMAMDALDTTVVAEEMGEDVLGRYYRVTGPTFGRYVLVDDMEDPGAVDVESALIEARSI; encoded by the coding sequence ATGAGCGAACTGCGACAGGAAGCGGAAGCGATAGCGGAACAGTTCTCGGACCACACGGACGTCAATCCCGACGACGTCGAGGAACGGCTGGCGACGCTCGTCGACGAGTACCGCGTCCCCCTCGACGAGGCGCGCCGGAGCGTCACCAACAGCTACCTCGAAGACGCCGGGATGGAGCGCGACGAACTCGGCCGCGGCGGCAGCGAGGAGGTCCTCGTCAACGACATCGACGAGGACGAACAGTGGGTCGACTTACGCGTCGAGCTGGTCGACCTGTGGGAGCCGCGCAGCGACTCCATCTCGCAGGTCGGCCTCCTCGGCGACGAGTCGGGCACGATCAAGTTCGTCGCCTTCGAGACCTCCGACCTCCCCGAGCTGACGGAGGGACAGGCGTACGAGCTGACGAACGTCGTCACCGACGAGTACGAGGGCAGCTACTCGGTGAAGCTCAACCGGACGACCGGCATCACCGAGATCGACGAGGAGATCGAGGTCGGCGACAACGCCGACACGGTCGAGGGCGCGCTCGTCGACATCCAGTCCGGTTCCGGGCTGATCAAGCGCTGCCCCGAGGAGGACTGTACGCGCGTCCTCCAGAACGGCCGCTGCTCCGAACACGGGCAGGTCGAGGGCGAGTTCGACCTGCGGATCAAGGGCGTCCTCGACGACGGCGAGACGGTCACCGAGGTCATCTTCGACCGCGAGGCCACCGAGGATCTCACCGGCATGACCCTCGAAGAAGCGAAGGACATGGCGATGGACGCGCTCGACACCACGGTCGTCGCAGAGGAGATGGGCGAGGACGTGCTCGGGCGCTACTACCGCGTCACCGGTCCCACCTTCGGCCGGTACGTCCTGGTCGACGACATGGAGGACCCGGGCGCTGTCGACGTTGAAAGTGCGCTGATCGAAGCGAGGTCGATTTAA
- a CDS encoding DNA-binding protein: protein MSQSAPTREVARRVFASEFNDAGYTFTESDDERAPVYALLPTGESSNRVFFVGTLTEKEDVGDDSEYWRGRIVDPTGTFFVYAGQYQPEAASKLRDLEPPAYVAVVGKPRTYETDDGTVRVSVRPESITEVDAATRDRWVAETARRTVERVAAFDDEGNEYARMAREEYDLDPETYKAAALSALEDLDESGDELAGDESAADDTAPDDAAPDETDPAGTPEP from the coding sequence ATGAGCCAATCCGCACCCACCCGAGAGGTCGCCCGGCGCGTGTTCGCGAGCGAGTTCAACGACGCCGGCTACACGTTCACCGAGTCCGACGACGAGCGCGCCCCCGTCTACGCGCTGTTACCGACCGGCGAGTCCTCGAACCGCGTGTTCTTCGTGGGCACGCTCACCGAGAAGGAGGACGTCGGCGACGACAGCGAGTACTGGCGCGGCCGCATCGTCGACCCGACGGGCACGTTCTTCGTGTACGCCGGCCAGTACCAGCCGGAAGCCGCTTCCAAACTCCGGGACCTGGAGCCCCCGGCCTACGTCGCAGTCGTGGGGAAGCCCCGGACCTACGAGACCGACGACGGCACGGTCCGGGTCTCCGTCCGCCCCGAGTCGATCACCGAGGTCGACGCCGCCACTCGCGACCGCTGGGTCGCGGAGACCGCCCGCCGCACCGTCGAGCGCGTCGCCGCGTTCGACGACGAGGGCAACGAGTACGCGCGGATGGCCCGCGAGGAGTACGACCTCGATCCCGAGACGTACAAGGCCGCCGCGCTGTCGGCGCTCGAAGACCTCGACGAGAGCGGCGACGAGCTCGCGGGCGACGAGTCCGCCGCCGACGATACCGCGCCCGACGACGCCGCCCCGGACGAGACGGACCCGGCCGGCACGCCGGAGCCCTGA